One Streptomyces sp. CNQ-509 DNA window includes the following coding sequences:
- a CDS encoding LacI family DNA-binding transcriptional regulator, with protein MKDVAARAGVGLKTVSRVVNGEPGVTQGTERRVREAIDALGFRRNDSARILRKGRTATVGLVLEDLADPFYAPLSGAVEEVARAHGSLLIHGSSGEDPAREEELVLALCARRVDGLVVVPASTDHRYLEPELAAGVAAVFVDRPPGRISADTVLSDNYGGARRAVEHLVGHGHRRIGFIGDHPGIHTAAERLRGYRAAMADAGLPVAAGWTSPGSTEPARVAAECVRMTSGPEPVTALFTGNNRVTVTAVRTLTAGGRTAALVGFDDFELADLLSPGITVVAQDPAELGRRAAARLFQRLDGAVGDPDRLVLPTRLITRGSGEQPPVP; from the coding sequence ATGAAGGACGTCGCCGCCCGCGCGGGTGTCGGCCTCAAGACCGTCTCGCGGGTGGTCAACGGCGAGCCCGGGGTCACGCAGGGGACCGAGCGGCGGGTGCGGGAGGCCATCGACGCGCTCGGCTTCCGCCGCAACGACAGCGCCCGCATCCTGCGCAAGGGCCGCACCGCCACGGTCGGGCTGGTCCTGGAGGACCTGGCCGACCCGTTCTACGCGCCCCTCAGCGGGGCCGTCGAGGAGGTCGCCCGCGCGCACGGCTCGCTGCTCATCCACGGCTCCAGCGGCGAGGATCCCGCGCGCGAGGAGGAACTGGTGCTCGCGCTCTGCGCGCGGCGGGTGGACGGTCTGGTGGTCGTGCCGGCGAGCACCGACCACCGCTATCTGGAGCCGGAGCTGGCCGCGGGCGTGGCCGCCGTCTTCGTCGACCGGCCGCCGGGGCGGATCAGCGCCGACACCGTGCTCTCCGACAACTACGGCGGCGCCCGCCGGGCGGTCGAGCACCTCGTCGGCCACGGGCACCGCAGGATCGGCTTCATCGGCGACCACCCGGGCATCCACACCGCCGCCGAACGGCTGCGCGGCTACCGGGCGGCGATGGCGGACGCCGGGCTGCCGGTCGCCGCGGGGTGGACGTCGCCGGGCAGCACGGAGCCGGCGCGGGTGGCTGCGGAGTGCGTACGGATGACCTCGGGGCCCGAGCCGGTGACGGCCCTCTTCACGGGCAACAACCGGGTCACCGTCACGGCCGTGCGGACGCTGACGGCCGGCGGCCGGACGGCGGCGCTGGTCGGCTTCGACGACTTCGAGTTGGCCGACCTGCTCTCCCCCGGGATCACCGTCGTCGCCCAGGACCCGGCGGAACTGGGCCGCCGCGCGGCGGCCCGGCTCTTCCAGCGCCTGGACGGCGCGGTGGGCGACCCGGACCGGCTGGTCCTGCCGACCCGCCTGATCACCCGCGGCTCGGGCGAACAGCCGCCGGTGCCCTGA
- a CDS encoding fumarylacetoacetate hydrolase family protein, which produces MASREISSTPADVLPADADAALLVGRLLDPADGGPSLVTVRGDLLVDVTDLGPTVSDLLEHPDAAARVRGAAGGRNWPLGEVLAATAAGDAGRARLLAPVDLQVLKAAGVTFADSMMERVIEERAGGVAAAADEIRARIGARLGTRLETVRAGSPEAVELLAWLREQGLWSQYLEVGLGPDAEIFTKGPVLSAVGYGARIGVAEVSAWNNPEPELVLVVTSDGRIAGVTLGNDVNLRDVEGRSALLLPQAKDNNASTALGPFVRLTDDAFTVDSVRDATIALSVQGEDGFVLHDSSDMARISRPLETLVAQAVNRRHQYPDGVVLFTGTLFAPTADRGAPGSGFTHREGDLVEISTPLLGTLRNTVTTSEQAPPWEAGIRTLYANLAHRGLLGTTTP; this is translated from the coding sequence ATGGCCTCCCGTGAGATCTCCTCCACCCCCGCCGACGTCCTGCCCGCCGACGCGGACGCCGCCCTGCTGGTCGGCCGCCTGCTCGACCCCGCCGACGGCGGCCCGAGTCTGGTCACCGTCCGCGGCGACCTTCTCGTCGACGTCACCGATCTCGGGCCGACCGTCTCGGATCTGCTGGAGCACCCCGACGCCGCCGCGCGCGTCCGTGGGGCGGCGGGTGGGCGGAACTGGCCGTTGGGCGAGGTGCTGGCGGCCACCGCCGCCGGGGACGCGGGCCGGGCGCGGCTGCTGGCGCCGGTGGATCTCCAGGTGCTCAAGGCGGCCGGGGTGACCTTCGCGGACAGCATGATGGAGCGGGTCATCGAGGAGCGCGCGGGCGGCGTCGCCGCCGCGGCGGACGAGATCCGGGCGCGCATCGGCGCGCGCCTCGGCACCCGGCTGGAGACGGTACGGGCCGGCAGCCCGGAGGCCGTCGAGCTGCTGGCGTGGCTGCGGGAGCAGGGGCTGTGGTCGCAGTACCTGGAGGTCGGCCTCGGGCCGGACGCGGAGATCTTCACCAAGGGCCCGGTGCTGTCGGCGGTGGGGTACGGGGCGCGCATCGGCGTGGCCGAGGTCTCCGCATGGAACAACCCCGAGCCCGAATTGGTCCTCGTCGTCACCTCCGACGGCCGCATCGCGGGCGTCACCCTCGGCAACGACGTGAACCTCCGCGACGTCGAGGGCCGCAGCGCCCTGCTGCTGCCCCAGGCGAAGGACAACAACGCCTCCACCGCCCTCGGCCCGTTCGTCCGCCTCACCGACGACGCCTTCACCGTCGACTCCGTACGCGACGCGACGATCGCCCTGTCGGTGCAGGGTGAGGACGGCTTCGTCCTGCACGATTCGTCCGACATGGCGCGCATCAGCCGCCCGCTGGAGACCCTGGTCGCCCAGGCCGTGAACCGCCGCCATCAATACCCGGACGGCGTCGTGCTGTTCACCGGCACGCTCTTCGCGCCCACCGCCGACCGCGGCGCCCCGGGCAGCGGCTTCACCCACCGCGAGGGCGACCTGGTGGAGATATCGACGCCCCTCCTCGGCACCCTCCGCAACACCGTCACCACCAGCGAGC